The genomic DNA ACCTTTTCAAATCTTATGCCTAAAACTTTGTTAAGTTTTATGATCCCAATTTTCGGACGACTacattctaaaaatatttgatgcAGGCTATTAAAACCCTGTCAAATCTTATGCCTAAAACTTTGTTAAGTTTTATGATCCCAATTTTCGGACGACTacattctaaaaatatttgatgcAGGCTATTAAAACCCTGTCAAATCTTATGTCTAGTTGACATAACATTTTAGGTGTGGATTTTATTATCCAAATTTTTtgaacatttattttgtttggtttaaaatattgcaatatttcaATTGTCAAAAGTTGTCTTAACTGATCAAAGTTCTGAAATTCAATTTTCTCTAATCACGTTTTGTAGTTATAATAAATTGATTGTgtgaagttttatttttaagttactTTATTTTCAACTGCTTCTTTATCAATTTGGGTTAGAAAACACAAACCTAAGACATTCGTTTTCATATCTCAAATGAATTAGTTTGAGCAATTATCAATAGAATTGCAATTttgatcattaaaaaaatcatttactTAACTTcattatcattataataatcAATAACCTGTTCCAATCTTTTACCCAATCTTGATCGCCAAAATAGAATATAGAAATGAGAATAATTGATATGTTAcaagaaaaatgttaaaaaccCAAAACAAACATAAGTTGGGCCTTTAATGGGCTCAATTTTATAGGTCCAGTATCTCTAAAGTTTGATTGTATATAAGTCTCTTGAAGAAACACCTCTTTCTCCTCTTCTAAACCCTACGCCGATCGAGCCGTCGTTCCTCCATAGAAAACAAGTTCCTCAACAATGGTGAGTAAAATAACTCCATTTCTCTTCATTTCAATCATACTAGTTCATGTAATGTTTAGCGTATCTTCATTTGATTCGATTGAATCCAACTTAATTTCCATTTCCTATCTTTCTATTCTCTAAAGGCACCGAAGAAAGGCGTTAAACCTTCCGCAGCTTCCAAGAAGAAACCGGTACATATGATTTACATATAATTGTAATGAATCGTTGCGATTGACTGACTGATTAATCTGTTTTTCTGTAATCTCTAGGAGAAGGTTGTAAACCCTCTGTTTGAGAAGCGTCCGAAACAGTTCGGAATTGGAGGAGCATTGCCTCCAAAGAGGGATCTACACAGGTACGTTAAATGGCCCAAGGTTGTTCGCATTCAGAGGCAGAGGAGAATCCTCAGGCAGCGATTGAAGGTTCCACCAGCACTAAACCAGTTCACCAAGACTCTTGACAAGAACCTAGGTGAATTTAGCTTATAAACTTCActttttaatgattttctttAGATCTATGATGCTATGAGAAATCATGATAACATTAGTTAGAATAATCATGAACCCATAAAATGTTATGCAGCTACGAACTTGTTCAAGATGCTTCTCAAATACAGGCCAGAGGATAAAGCAGCCAAGAAGGAACGTCTTCTAAAGAAGGCTCAGGCTGAGGCTGAAGGAAAAACTATTGAGACTAAGAAGCCTATTGTTGTGAAATATGGTCTTAACCATGTCACTTATCTCATTGAACAGGTCATTTGGAGATCTCTCATTGTCTTATCTCTGCAATTGACAGACTATTAACATAGGtcttcttccatttgaattgtgTTAATGCAGAATAAGGCACAATTGGTTGTTATTGCTCATGATGTAGACCCAATTGAGTTGGTTGTCTGGCTTCCAGCTTTGTGCAGGAAGATGGAGATTCCCTACTGCATTGTCAAGGGAAAGTCTCGTTTGGGAGCGGTAATTTATAGTTTTAACATCGATTTTTACTTGCAGCAGGGAGTTTAATTGCacagtattgatatatatatatatgtttctctCATTACAGATTGTTCACCAAAAGACTGCATCTGTTCTTTGCTTGACCACTGTCAAGAATGAGGACAAGATGGAATTCAGCAGAGTATTGGAAGCTATCAAGGCCAATTTCAACGACAAGTTCGAAGAAAACCGTAAGAAATGGGGTGGTGGTATTATGGGTACCAAGTCTCAAGCTAAAACCAAGGCTAAAGAGAAGGTTATTGCAAAGGAAGTTGCTCAGAGAATGACTTAAGGAAGGAGATCATATTTACTTGTTGCTGCTAATTGttggatttttgtttaaaacatgGTCAgagtgtttttgtttttgttaaaaacatGCTTGTTGAATGGATTTATGCTGTCATTTGAATCATTTATGCTCTTTTATCTACTAAATATATTGCTATCCAATTagatcatttattatttatatatttggaaATCTAATACTGTACAGTATTTACTCACAATATTAGTAAATGTAATTACTACATATTTACAACAGGTGGGTAAAATCACTAAGAGTATGATCTGATCAATTTGAAGTTGTGGAGTGACCATCCTCTTAGGAAGTTACCAAAGATATAGCCCATCGACGTCTCCTCTTGTGTCTCGGGTGGGGTTTGGTTCAAGTTTCGCTTCACGCGTAATATGCTCTTTCCTATTTGTTGTCGAATCGAGTCCATTGCTTTCGGATCAACCTGATTCCCTGTCACATCTGAAACGTAGAAAGTATCAATCGCTTTACCGCCCTTTGTTGAGATTTCTGCTCTTTTAATACTCAAACTGTTTTCTCTGAATATCCTGGTTATGTCGGAGAGAAGCCCAACTCGATCATCTGTATATAGCTCAAGCTCTAATCCCtgcataaatcaaacaaatatggTCTCTAAAATTTGCTCCATcttgtttaatttaaatttctttaagCTTTTAGAGAGTCACCTCGGAGGCTCGTCTCTCTATGGCTGCTTCCAGACATTTTATCACGCGGTCTCTTTCAGCCTCGCTGCTAATGGGCAAGCCGTCGATATGCCGGATATAGTATTCCTTCAGAAtccaaagaaaaaaatattaaacctTTTTAGAACTTCTTTTTCCATAATCGAGCTGTATTTACCTGAAACGCTTCCATCCTTCCGGTGTGGACTACGCCATGATAAATAACATATTGCATATCGGTGAGAGTGCAGAGAATGTCAAACAAAAGTTTGGGGCGATCTTTGGATCTCATAGTGATGACAGTGTAATCCTTCTCTTGGCAATTCGTAACCACAACATTTGGTCTCATGgccttgttattattattatcaatgtCCATTGTACATGGGGTGACACCGTTACTTTCATAATCACGATCAGCAAACATAATCTGATGTAACCGTCTCTGTCTATGAGTGACTCCAGGAGGTGAAACCATAGTTTTGGCTGTTCTGAAATCGTTGTTTCCTTTAAGGATGTTACAGAGAAGCTCCTTTATTTTCGATAGCCTTTCAAGATCTTTAACTGCATTACCTGTTGAGCCATCTGTAACGTTAACAACAGCCGCAGCCCTGGAATTATGTGTCCAAATCTCTGCATTTACTACATTGCATTGAAGGTCTGCAAGAACCGCGCATACTTCTGAAAGCAAACCAGGCCTGTCTGTCCCGGTTAGTTCAATTGAGGTGTGTTCTTCAGAAGGCATCACTCCAACACAACCTCCTCCACCCCCTCCTTTCAATGGGTGCGATGGAAAGAAGAAATCACTCTCCAATGTCTGAAACAGTATAGTTTGAGTTATCAATACTCCTTTAagcatcaattttatttattcggtTTCTTTGTTTACCTTCTTGATGCAATTGAGCAGTTCTTCATCCCTAACCTTGTTCACTTCTTGATCAACTACATGAAATACTGTATCCAATCCAAATATGTTCAGAAATCAATAATGAATGAAATTAATTACGGAAAGAAACAGTTATCCAAACATACCATCCATGAACCATCCTCCATCAGATGAAATATATGCTTTTGTAATGACGAGATTCAAATCAGTTAAAACTTGAACAACTTCCAAGAGAATTCCATGTTTGTTTACGCTGTCAaccttcaaataataataagaaaattaggGCATAGTTTCAGAGTAGATATGAATTTCATCTTACTTACCTGAATTACAGTTGCATCTTTGCAAGAATCGTTGTCAAATGAAACTCTGTCAAGAAATAAAAgacaaatttaataaagaaagaaagaaagaccCTAATCTAATCTAACCTAGCTAGCTATATTATCTTTGAATAGAGGAAGAACAGATGAATGAATTGAACAgaggaattgaaattgaaagagGAAATAAAACCTGGGAGGATTCATCCGCCTGATTAGCTTTTCATATTCATCATCCATCTGTGGAGATAGATTCGAAAAGAAGTCAACTTgaggagatgatgatgatggaggaatgaatgaatgaatgaatatataCAAAGAGAGAAGAGGATAACATTAGGGTTCTCCAATATGTAGGGAATTACAATGGAGAATGTCACAAAGACTACTGTTACTAGTGTTATACAAATTATTCAATAGATTCCCAGTAGCTATAAAGTACAAATTATACCCTCCAACTTTTATATAACATACCAATTTCACTTTATTTGTTTAAACctgtttttataataataataataggaagATGATATATAGTGATGAGAAGAACGATAAAGAAAGAGGATACGTGGGTAAATTCAAACAGCACATAATGAAGATTAATtacaattagttaattaattatatatgagaGAAAGGAAACAAATAAGTCATATTcatctaatataaaaataataataattggtcCTACAAATGAACATGAAACATGTTGTCAACCAACCTGCAACTAACAGCTCAAACAAACAAATCtacatttaatttttgatatCTAACCACCATTCAAGTTAATTATATTCTAGACTGATTCCTTGCAATTTTCATCAAGTAATTCAATGAAAATGTTgctcattaatttatttttttctaattaaatctGAATTTGAGATAATCTTACTTAAGATCTTAGGATTTTGATTTACACTAAACAAAATCTAAGTTGGAGTTGAGTCACAACTCTATATTCATATTaacttcttaaaataaataaataaatatatatatttaagaattatGAACGATTAAATTACCAGTGGCCTGCATCTTGCTCTcttctcttttttaaaaaaaaaattgggagaAGTTGAAAGGTATTTTCtttctaacaattttttaatatggtgagtatcttatttttcttttcatcacTCAAATATGAGTTAATGTTACTTTTTGTTCGGTTCGGCGTCTTGTTTAGTTGAATTGGTATTTTTGTTTCAGAATTTTATAACCCGAATAATACTCTCAATAGTTAGTAAGTCGTTTGTTGTTTATATTCTTTATCTTTTAATTGTGTTGGTGATAATTTTTGAGTTCATGTTCGTCCATTTTTTAACAGCAAAGAAGATTAATAATTAGATCTggagttaatttttatttttgatcttTTATATGGATGACCTCTTAATGTATACTCTCATAATTTGTATGGATTTCTCACTATTTCGACCATATATTTATATGGTCCATTTTTATTTGGCATGATCATTTTCGGTGTTGTTTACTAACCATCAACTAATGATAGTTTTAACTGCCGCTCAGAATCTTTGATAGATTCTTCCGATACCGTTTTATTGGTTTGTTTCGTTTCTactaagaattttatttttgtaaattgtttatacaatttgATATCTAGATCATCAAttgttgattttaattttatagatgttgtatagtattattatttattaattaattttttatatataactcttatttgattttaataagaattagattcttataaaaaaaaatgaatgtttAAGTTATAAGACAACTATTTAAGAATTTCTTCATAAGATTTTTCTCACTAACAAAAACTTTTTGAGAAGTTAAAAAATCTTCTTTTTTACCCCTCTAATGATTTTTTATACTCAAAGCAACCTCGTCACTTTCGTGTACCCATCGGATGGCAACCCTTTTGGGTTCTATAGGTCTGATTCACTTTGCGTAGATTGACTGAAcgcaaaaaaaaattcattggTAGACGATcgtgtttttcaaaaaatttctcGTTACTCATGTCAGCATTCTCACTTTTGACATCTCCAGCTATTGTTACCAAGAACCTTCCCCGATTGACAGAACATCCCGCTACTCACACTTGAAAAAACTACTTTCAAGGTCTCGTCGTTTCGGTGAATCACTTGAGCCCTGATACATTTTCGGTACCATGGAACTAGACCACTGAACTATTACACTTTCTTCAAAGGATGGCTGATTCTAATCCCACCTCTTGGTTGTCATCGCTCAATAACtttgcatattttttttctagcaTTTAGATTTAAGTTGGCgttgtgttttttttcaatTCGATACCTTGTTTAGTCGAATCGGATTTTTCACCCTGAATTTTTATAACGTGAACAATATTTACAGCGGTGGGTGGATCGTTTGCTGCTCATACTTTTCAATTGTCTCAGTGATCATTTTTCGAATCGAAAAATAATTTTAGCAGAATATTTGATAGAGATTATTCGAAtatcatttgatttatttgttcgatcgttacatgttttttttattaaaattttaattattataaaatatgtcatattatttaacacataaattttattttagttgttttgattttgttgatattattctttaatttatctTTGTATATGTAAATCTATATTTGgattaacaaaaattattttcttaaaaaaaaacttgtaagaCAACAAAGATCTgttttgtatgatatttttcttttaattcttatctaattcaaacataattttatttacttatttattattaagttcctcaatttattaatcaaaatattaatatacataccatttatttttaaaaaataattttttcattatatattaatatattttaacttttttaataaaataaaacttactttcttaaaatcaacaatcaatcaatttttgtaaataatcaatttttgtaaataatttaagtttCATCAAATCATTCATAAccaaatatataaagaatagaATACATGAATAAGAATATAAGATGGATGTCAAATCGAATcggattttataaattagaatattacaATAAGTAATGCATGCTCAATTATTACTTTTaggtttatatttattttctataaagaaaaagaataaattgtttatacaagTCACCCTCCGCCCTCCAACATGACCTTATCGtttaaaaaccaaaataaataaaatactgttttactttaataattaaataaatgtaaaaggGGAGTTTTCCCTAAGATTCTGGGGAATAAAGAAAGGTCTACTTTTTGTAAGAGATTAAATATGAAGGCGGCTTAGTGAATGGGACCCCACCAAAACCAATACATTTTGGAATTGGATGGACCTCAACCAAAACAAAGTCATGGGCCCACacacaaacaaatatttaatgaataaaataaaaaaaattcaatattaattgtttcaattttatgttattaatttctagatttaaaCAAGTCGAGCTACCACATGAGCCCAACTAAATAATACTAGcaaaactcgagctcgaacctGATCGGCTTGTTTACAACCCTAACAACAATACATATTTACGGAAATATCTTTGTAGTTTGGTTTTCGGATTGTAAACTTAACAATGAAAAGTGTTTTATTGGATACTCAGTAAGTGGTTAATAATAGAacaaatattgaatataatgGATAATGATGAAAGCACTCGGTAATCCATTTCTTCACCACGTTCTCTGGATCTCGAACATTTGGCCCAGTGGAGGTAGCCACTTGGCCTACTATGGGACAATGGCCAtgacataatatttattattattattattattattattatatcttatacAAAGttcctaaataaattaaatacaaactTTTAATTATCCATAAGTGTAAAGAAAAGTGTTTTCAGATTTTGATATAGGTCATcaaaatttgtttctttttatttaattaatattgataatTATAGTATACTAATTACCGGTAATAAAAGTGGTTTAGTTAGTAGGGTGGGCAGCTTCCAAATTAGGTGAAGGCCCACATGGCTTTTTGGTAAGGGTATTAAATGTAAGACAGCTAGACAACTTtcagatatttatttttttcttttctttttgttaaaacttaaattaattgataatgTCAAAAGAAAATGTTTGGAAGGACAGATTCACCCAACTTTTAGTTAGTGGGATGCCAAAAGcaacttatataaaaaaaataaaaaaatctaatattcaTTATTCAATATTCACTTCCATTTCCTGGGCTGACAGCCCATTTTCTCATACTGGGCCAGGACATATCCCAGTCCAGCCCAATTGTTCCAAAAATCTCTTAATTCTAAGATTTCATCCTAAAGTCTCTCTAAAGTCTAAACTTTTGACTTGAGAGCTACCTTGAAAGATTTGGTAGAATTTTACCAATTATTATTTACCCAGGTAggcaataaaaaaaatgagatgtGGGCCAAAACAATTTATTTCTTCATCATTGATTGAGTAGTCAAAGTGAGAGTGTTTCCATTTCAATTTCCAATTCCAATCTCCATCacattactattattattatatgtatgcTAACCAATAATAACAGATTGACCATGAACAATGACACATTAATTATTGAGTTTTTGATTACTAAATCACCAACAAACTAGAACCTGTCTTCCCATCAAGA from Impatiens glandulifera chromosome 9, dImpGla2.1, whole genome shotgun sequence includes the following:
- the LOC124913937 gene encoding ACT domain-containing protein ACR6, with the protein product MDDEYEKLIRRMNPPRVSFDNDSCKDATVIQVDSVNKHGILLEVVQVLTDLNLVITKAYISSDGGWFMDVFHVVDQEVNKVRDEELLNCIKKTLESDFFFPSHPLKGGGGGGCVGVMPSEEHTSIELTGTDRPGLLSEVCAVLADLQCNVVNAEIWTHNSRAAAVVNVTDGSTGNAVKDLERLSKIKELLCNILKGNNDFRTAKTMVSPPGVTHRQRRLHQIMFADRDYESNGVTPCTMDIDNNNNKAMRPNVVVTNCQEKDYTVITMRSKDRPKLLFDILCTLTDMQYVIYHGVVHTGRMEAFQEYYIRHIDGLPISSEAERDRVIKCLEAAIERRASEGLELELYTDDRVGLLSDITRIFRENSLSIKRAEISTKGGKAIDTFYVSDVTGNQVDPKAMDSIRQQIGKSILRVKRNLNQTPPETQEETSMGYIFGNFLRGWSLHNFKLIRSYS
- the LOC124913936 gene encoding 60S ribosomal protein L7a-2; its protein translation is MAPKKGVKPSAASKKKPEKVVNPLFEKRPKQFGIGGALPPKRDLHRYVKWPKVVRIQRQRRILRQRLKVPPALNQFTKTLDKNLATNLFKMLLKYRPEDKAAKKERLLKKAQAEAEGKTIETKKPIVVKYGLNHVTYLIEQNKAQLVVIAHDVDPIELVVWLPALCRKMEIPYCIVKGKSRLGAIVHQKTASVLCLTTVKNEDKMEFSRVLEAIKANFNDKFEENRKKWGGGIMGTKSQAKTKAKEKVIAKEVAQRMT